From one Lysinibacillus sp. G4S2 genomic stretch:
- a CDS encoding type II CAAX endopeptidase family protein — translation MKMKNSPILLSILFTLFALVFPFIAGAIIAVKNISSLSSITLIQFIAFAVGVIFTLWIMKKSKFSLQDFGFRRFKAEAWMAVIVISELIAFFNGITYKEGFSAQYVFILLLFVIAVGLYEEFIFRGLIFKYLSAKGLKTAIIGSSILFGIGHLENLLAGHDFLLTLVQVAFACLFGLVCAEIVLKTKSIIFPIVWHASHDFIAFLTDQSEPTVLATSLYIFHCLVLIGLAIYFWRALFPKNDVTKLGNTESYV, via the coding sequence ATGAAAATGAAAAATTCACCTATTCTTTTATCGATACTATTTACTTTGTTTGCACTTGTTTTTCCTTTCATAGCTGGTGCAATTATAGCTGTCAAAAATATAAGTAGCTTAAGCTCTATAACTTTGATTCAATTTATTGCCTTTGCAGTTGGAGTAATATTTACTCTTTGGATCATGAAAAAAAGTAAATTCTCTTTACAGGATTTTGGATTTAGAAGGTTTAAAGCCGAGGCGTGGATGGCTGTGATCGTTATTTCTGAGCTGATTGCTTTCTTTAATGGTATTACATATAAAGAGGGTTTTTCTGCGCAGTATGTATTTATTTTGCTTCTATTTGTTATTGCAGTTGGTCTTTATGAAGAGTTTATTTTCCGTGGCCTAATTTTCAAATATTTATCAGCGAAAGGGCTTAAAACGGCTATTATCGGCTCCTCTATTTTGTTTGGAATTGGACATCTTGAAAATTTACTTGCCGGTCATGATTTTTTATTGACATTAGTACAAGTAGCTTTTGCATGCCTCTTTGGGTTAGTTTGTGCAGAAATTGTTCTAAAGACAAAAAGTATTATTTTCCCGATTGTCTGGCACGCTTCGCACGATTTTATTGCTTTCTTGACTGATCAAAGTGAGCCAACGGTTCTTGCTACTTCTCTTTATATCTTTCATTGTCTAGTGTTAATTGGTCTCGCAATTTATTTCTGGAGAGCTTTATTTCCTAAGAATGATGTTACAAAATTGGGGAATACTGAAAGTTACGTTTAA
- a CDS encoding threonine/serine dehydratase codes for MLTLEQIFTAKQRISSYVYETPIIRLNGLDELLGCHVYIKAENMQKTNSFKLRGALNKMLSMPLEQLQKGVVAASSGNHGKGVAYAAKLLNVKATIVLPDSAPTIKIEGIRTLGAEVVQCKLAERHVVTEKLSRDHGYCIIHPYDDYDIMAGQGTAGLEIFAQLPDVNTIVVPMGGGGLISGIATAVKSLAPPIKIIGVEPAVVSRYAKSLEAGERLLLEEQKSLADALLTLQPGERNFPIVQQLVDEVVSVDEASIQRGMKTLLTEGKFIAEPSSSIGIGAALQGLLPIHQNEKVCFLISGGNVGLEALT; via the coding sequence ATGTTAACACTTGAACAAATCTTTACTGCTAAACAAAGAATTTCATCCTATGTATATGAAACACCTATTATTCGGTTAAATGGGCTCGATGAACTTTTAGGATGTCATGTCTACATAAAAGCCGAGAATATGCAAAAAACAAACTCTTTCAAACTGCGTGGGGCTCTTAATAAAATGCTATCCATGCCTTTAGAACAATTGCAAAAAGGCGTAGTTGCCGCTTCCTCGGGTAATCATGGCAAAGGCGTTGCCTACGCGGCCAAGCTCTTAAATGTTAAGGCAACCATTGTCCTACCGGATTCAGCTCCTACAATTAAGATAGAAGGAATACGTACTTTGGGAGCTGAGGTTGTACAATGTAAGCTTGCAGAACGACATGTTGTAACAGAAAAGCTCAGTCGTGATCATGGTTATTGCATTATACATCCTTATGATGATTACGATATCATGGCAGGGCAAGGGACAGCAGGTTTAGAAATATTTGCACAGCTTCCTGATGTTAATACCATAGTTGTTCCTATGGGTGGCGGTGGATTAATTAGTGGAATTGCTACTGCTGTAAAATCTCTGGCCCCTCCTATCAAAATAATTGGCGTGGAGCCTGCCGTTGTTTCGCGTTATGCCAAAAGCTTAGAAGCTGGCGAAAGATTGCTTTTAGAGGAACAAAAATCTTTGGCAGATGCCCTATTAACTTTACAGCCGGGAGAACGAAACTTTCCAATTGTTCAGCAGCTTGTCGATGAGGTTGTAAGTGTGGATGAAGCATCGATCCAACGTGGAATGAAAACCTTACTCACCGAGGGTAAATTTATCGCAGAACCTTCCTCCTCAATCGGTATTGGAGCTGCCCTTCAAGGACTTTTACCTATTCATCAAAATGAAAAAGTGTGTTTTCTTATTTCAGGAGGTAATGTTGGATTAGAGGCTTTGACTTAA
- a CDS encoding DUF1934 domain-containing protein produces MANEARSQVNIKLISTIRPIDGESESYEMLLSGQLLEKAGSMYLKYEEVQEDKTIRTTMKLGNEQALIMRNGAVKMRLPLNIIEQQMGHYESEFGSMPLVIDTKKMTFTKQAISGDFHVQYDLLMGGQSVGNYTLDITFTEVQ; encoded by the coding sequence ATGGCCAACGAAGCAAGATCGCAGGTGAACATTAAGCTCATTTCTACGATTCGTCCGATCGATGGGGAGTCCGAAAGTTATGAAATGTTGCTGTCAGGGCAGCTACTTGAAAAAGCAGGAAGCATGTATTTGAAATATGAAGAGGTGCAGGAGGATAAAACCATCCGCACAACTATGAAGCTAGGCAATGAACAGGCATTAATTATGCGTAATGGAGCAGTAAAAATGCGACTACCACTTAACATAATTGAACAACAAATGGGTCATTATGAAAGTGAGTTTGGTTCAATGCCACTTGTCATAGACACGAAAAAAATGACGTTTACAAAACAGGCAATAAGCGGAGATTTCCATGTACAGTATGATTTACTAATGGGTGGGCAATCCGTTGGCAACTATACATTAGACATTACATTTACGGAGGTACAATGA
- the argS gene encoding arginine--tRNA ligase: MNAVEQVQQAIKDAIAQAVEKAGLVEAGTELNIHLETPKDKANGDYATNIAMQLTKLAKKPPRAIAEAILENLETAGTVIEKIDIAGPGFMNITVRKDFLTDVVKAVLEQGADYGRSNAGAGEKVQVEFVSANPTGDLHLGHARGASVGDSLCNVLDMAGYEVSREYYINDAGNQINNLAYSLEARYKQALGLEAEMPEDGYHGPDIIEIAGKLASEHGDAILSKTDEERFAFFRQHGLALELDKLKTDLANFRVNFNVWYSETSLYENGKIEVALEKLKANGHVFEEDGATWFRSTTFGDDKDRVLIKNDGSFTYLTPDIAYHEDKIVRGFDKLINIWGADHHGYIPRMKAAIQALGYDRDTLEVEIIQMVQLYKNGEKFKMSKRTGNAVTMRELVEEVGLDAVRYFFVKTAGDSHMDFDLDLAVSQSNENPVYYAQYAHARISSILRSANEQGFAATTDNLSLLVAEKEIDLLKKVGDFPKMVADAAKHRTPHRIANYIQETAAAFHSFYNAEKVLDASNKELTEARLALITAVRTTIANALRIIGVSAPEKM, encoded by the coding sequence ATGAACGCAGTAGAACAAGTACAACAAGCCATTAAAGATGCAATTGCGCAGGCTGTTGAAAAAGCTGGCTTAGTAGAGGCTGGCACAGAGTTAAATATTCACCTTGAAACACCGAAGGATAAAGCAAATGGAGACTATGCGACAAATATCGCTATGCAATTAACGAAATTAGCAAAAAAACCACCTCGTGCCATTGCCGAAGCCATTTTAGAAAATCTTGAAACAGCAGGTACAGTTATTGAGAAAATCGATATTGCTGGCCCTGGTTTTATGAATATTACTGTACGTAAAGATTTCCTAACAGACGTAGTAAAAGCAGTACTTGAGCAAGGTGCTGATTATGGTCGTTCTAATGCTGGTGCCGGAGAAAAAGTTCAAGTTGAATTCGTATCTGCAAATCCAACTGGGGATCTACATTTAGGTCATGCACGTGGAGCTTCTGTAGGGGATTCTTTATGTAATGTGTTAGATATGGCAGGGTACGAAGTATCTCGTGAGTACTACATTAACGATGCGGGTAACCAAATTAATAACTTAGCTTATTCACTAGAAGCGCGTTATAAGCAAGCTTTAGGATTAGAAGCTGAAATGCCAGAGGATGGCTACCACGGTCCAGATATTATTGAAATCGCTGGTAAACTAGCTAGCGAGCATGGCGATGCAATTTTATCTAAAACTGATGAAGAACGTTTTGCATTCTTCCGTCAGCATGGTTTAGCGTTAGAATTAGACAAGTTAAAAACAGACCTTGCTAACTTCCGCGTAAACTTTAATGTATGGTATTCTGAAACTTCACTGTATGAAAATGGCAAAATTGAAGTAGCATTAGAAAAACTAAAAGCGAATGGTCATGTATTTGAAGAAGACGGTGCTACTTGGTTCCGTTCAACAACATTTGGCGACGATAAAGACCGCGTGTTAATTAAAAATGATGGCTCTTTCACATATTTAACTCCGGATATCGCATACCATGAGGATAAAATTGTACGTGGCTTCGATAAATTAATTAATATTTGGGGCGCTGACCACCACGGCTATATTCCACGTATGAAAGCTGCTATTCAGGCGCTTGGCTATGACCGTGATACGCTTGAAGTAGAGATTATCCAAATGGTTCAGCTTTATAAAAACGGTGAAAAATTCAAAATGTCTAAACGTACAGGGAACGCTGTTACAATGCGTGAGCTTGTAGAAGAGGTTGGCTTAGACGCAGTACGTTATTTCTTCGTGAAAACTGCAGGCGATTCTCATATGGACTTTGACCTTGACCTTGCCGTATCTCAATCAAATGAAAACCCAGTGTATTATGCACAATATGCACATGCACGTATTTCATCTATTTTACGTTCAGCAAATGAGCAAGGCTTTGCTGCAACAACAGACAATTTAAGCTTGTTAGTTGCTGAAAAAGAAATTGATTTACTGAAAAAAGTGGGCGACTTCCCGAAAATGGTAGCAGATGCTGCGAAGCACCGTACACCACACCGTATCGCCAACTATATTCAAGAAACAGCAGCCGCATTCCACAGCTTCTATAACGCTGAAAAAGTGTTAGATGCTTCAAATAAAGAGCTAACAGAAGCTCGTTTAGCCCTTATTACTGCTGTGCGTACAACAATTGCCAACGCACTACGCATAATCGGCGTATCTGCACCAGAAAAAATGTAA
- a CDS encoding MerR family transcriptional regulator, translating to MKTIQEVAKQFNVSTRTIRYYEELGLLHPNRSSTNQRTFSKKELAKLKLIFRGKRYGFSLEEIKEMVLLFDFDRTGIQQLERTVEYGEQKIREIDSKIAELTQMKNELQQLQGVFTEKLATLKGEMHDE from the coding sequence TTGAAGACGATTCAAGAAGTGGCTAAGCAGTTTAATGTTTCAACACGGACGATTCGTTATTATGAGGAGCTTGGGCTGCTTCATCCTAATCGTTCATCTACTAATCAACGAACCTTTTCAAAAAAAGAGTTAGCGAAGCTTAAGCTTATTTTCCGAGGAAAGCGTTATGGTTTTTCACTTGAGGAGATTAAGGAAATGGTATTGCTGTTTGATTTTGATCGCACGGGTATTCAGCAATTGGAGCGTACAGTTGAATATGGGGAGCAAAAAATTCGAGAGATTGATAGTAAGATAGCAGAACTTACACAAATGAAAAATGAGTTGCAGCAATTACAAGGTGTGTTTACTGAAAAATTAGCGACTTTAAAGGGAGAGATGCACGATGAATAG
- a CDS encoding long-chain-fatty-acid--CoA ligase, with protein sequence MNSSNLLARNARKYPMSEAVICQGRRVTYRDLDEQVTRFSHALLEQGVGQGDKVIIFMPNVVEFVVSYFAIQRIGAIVVPVNAKFTLQEVEYVANHADAKAILAHAAIFAAVENITVVPLKIKTGQEHAGWLNYETLIQHASTQTIDCQLNEEDVSTILYTSGTTGKPKGVLFSYRNILTVAQMIAVEMEVKPESRILLMMPLTHSAPLHLFLMAGVLVGSTIVLTPTFTPDLFIDSIEQERTTHFFGAPVAYLLTAQMPRLQTTDLSSMKWWAYGGAPLSQNEVRHLQKAFRTENLTCVYGLTEAGPNGSILLGEEHATKAGSIGRRAPLGAELRIINDDGEDVRVGEVGEIVLLGEGNMLGYYKDEIATKAAFIDGWLKTGDLARIDEDGYIWIVDRKKDVIFSGGVNIYPKEIEDRILSYDGIFEVAVIGVPHPEWGETVKAVYATKTEIDEDELKAYLEEHLAKYKIPRMFERVEALPRNASGKILKQTLKGQEVR encoded by the coding sequence ATGAATAGTTCGAATTTGTTAGCACGTAATGCGCGAAAGTATCCAATGAGCGAAGCGGTTATTTGTCAAGGTAGACGAGTGACCTATCGTGATTTAGATGAGCAAGTGACGCGTTTTAGTCATGCTTTATTAGAGCAAGGTGTGGGACAAGGCGATAAAGTCATCATTTTTATGCCCAATGTTGTAGAGTTTGTTGTTAGCTATTTTGCAATTCAGCGTATTGGAGCTATTGTCGTTCCAGTAAATGCGAAATTTACGCTACAAGAGGTCGAGTATGTAGCGAACCATGCAGACGCTAAAGCTATTCTAGCCCATGCAGCAATTTTTGCAGCGGTGGAAAACATCACGGTAGTTCCTTTAAAAATCAAAACAGGGCAAGAGCATGCGGGTTGGCTAAACTATGAAACTCTTATTCAACATGCAAGCACTCAAACAATCGATTGCCAGTTGAATGAAGAGGATGTCTCAACGATTTTATATACATCGGGTACAACTGGAAAACCAAAGGGTGTGTTGTTTAGCTATCGCAATATATTAACGGTAGCACAAATGATTGCAGTAGAAATGGAAGTAAAGCCAGAAAGCCGAATCCTTCTCATGATGCCGTTGACGCATTCAGCTCCATTGCATTTATTTTTAATGGCAGGCGTACTTGTAGGCTCAACTATCGTGCTAACACCGACATTTACACCTGATTTGTTTATTGATTCAATCGAGCAGGAAAGGACAACACATTTCTTTGGTGCACCTGTCGCCTATTTGTTAACAGCCCAAATGCCAAGATTGCAAACAACAGATTTATCCTCGATGAAATGGTGGGCTTATGGTGGCGCACCGTTATCACAAAATGAAGTCCGACATTTACAAAAAGCTTTCAGAACAGAAAATTTAACCTGTGTCTATGGCTTAACAGAGGCTGGTCCAAACGGTTCAATATTGCTTGGTGAAGAGCATGCAACGAAGGCAGGAAGTATTGGTCGGCGTGCACCACTTGGAGCGGAGCTGCGTATTATTAACGATGACGGAGAAGATGTTCGTGTTGGTGAAGTAGGAGAAATTGTTTTACTTGGTGAAGGCAATATGCTGGGCTATTACAAGGATGAAATCGCAACAAAGGCTGCCTTTATAGATGGCTGGCTGAAAACAGGTGATTTAGCTCGCATAGATGAGGATGGTTATATTTGGATTGTTGATCGTAAGAAGGATGTTATTTTTTCAGGCGGTGTGAATATTTATCCGAAAGAAATCGAAGATAGAATTTTGAGCTATGACGGGATATTTGAAGTTGCTGTAATAGGTGTCCCACATCCGGAGTGGGGAGAAACGGTGAAGGCTGTCTATGCCACTAAAACAGAAATTGACGAAGACGAACTTAAAGCTTATTTAGAGGAGCATCTTGCTAAATATAAAATTCCACGCATGTTTGAGCGTGTGGAAGCGCTACCACGAAATGCATCAGGCAAAATATTAAAACAAACCTTGAAAGGACAAGAGGTGAGATAG
- a CDS encoding acyl-CoA dehydrogenase family protein, whose protein sequence is MKVLQQAEMKTTNFFKDNDTLHKVLEMMLDKEFAEYATRELTDFGELCAGDIDVRAKHTDREGEPRLQRYNAYGEEVSEVWVNDGYKKTIEESYNTGIVGYVHKDIPQLGRKGNYVYSFAQGYILSHTEPGFYCPVTLTMATAYLLDHYASDEVKERFLPHVCATGDTELYEGATFLTERQGGSDVGANVVEARKDGNQYRLFGEKYFASNAGMCGVAMVLARMEGAQAGSKGLTLFAVPWRNEDGTVNNLRIRRLKDKLGVRAVPSGEVEFDGALAYVVGEPNKGIYYMLEALNLSRICNAVASIGIMRRGFLEAKHYVTNRHAFGKPLTQYPMIQDTLGNFAAKLHVEVATVFDLIQLYDKVTSGQGNEQDIIMNRLNIAIMKKETAEQAVHYASEAIELHGGNGYIEDFVTPRLLRDAQVLTVWEGTANILALELIRLVDKFQAHELFVRVMEERLEKLADSPLLQIVEEQLAKLDLTLRTFSGLDEATKTFEAKKVAEKMAHVYESVVAIEWAHKFGGKYEKLADIYLESTWALREMGAPMKTVQYFSDIV, encoded by the coding sequence ATGAAGGTTTTACAGCAGGCAGAAATGAAAACAACGAACTTTTTTAAAGATAACGACACACTTCATAAAGTTTTAGAAATGATGCTAGATAAAGAGTTTGCAGAATATGCAACACGTGAGCTAACAGATTTCGGTGAGCTTTGTGCTGGAGATATTGATGTGAGAGCCAAACATACGGATCGAGAGGGTGAACCTCGCTTACAAAGGTATAATGCATATGGTGAAGAAGTGTCAGAGGTCTGGGTTAATGATGGCTATAAAAAAACAATTGAAGAATCATACAATACGGGTATTGTTGGCTATGTGCATAAGGATATTCCGCAATTAGGTAGAAAGGGTAACTATGTGTATAGCTTTGCTCAAGGTTATATACTGTCCCATACAGAGCCAGGCTTTTACTGCCCTGTTACGTTAACAATGGCAACGGCTTATTTACTTGATCATTATGCGAGCGATGAGGTGAAGGAGCGTTTTTTACCACATGTTTGTGCAACAGGAGATACCGAGCTGTATGAGGGAGCTACATTTTTAACGGAGCGTCAAGGTGGTTCTGATGTTGGTGCGAACGTTGTAGAGGCAAGAAAAGACGGTAATCAGTATCGTTTATTTGGTGAGAAATATTTCGCGTCAAACGCAGGAATGTGTGGGGTTGCCATGGTACTGGCCCGTATGGAAGGGGCTCAAGCAGGCTCGAAAGGTTTAACTCTATTTGCGGTCCCGTGGCGCAATGAGGATGGCACTGTTAACAACCTCCGTATTCGACGTTTAAAGGATAAACTTGGTGTTAGAGCAGTACCTTCTGGTGAGGTGGAATTTGATGGTGCATTAGCTTATGTTGTCGGTGAGCCGAATAAAGGAATTTATTATATGTTGGAGGCACTTAATTTATCAAGAATTTGCAATGCTGTTGCTTCTATCGGCATTATGCGCCGTGGTTTTTTGGAGGCGAAGCACTATGTGACAAATCGTCATGCATTTGGCAAGCCTTTAACGCAATATCCTATGATTCAGGATACATTAGGGAACTTTGCTGCCAAGCTTCATGTAGAAGTTGCTACTGTTTTTGATCTAATTCAGCTTTACGATAAAGTAACAAGTGGACAGGGTAATGAACAGGACATCATTATGAATCGCTTAAATATTGCTATTATGAAAAAAGAAACGGCAGAGCAAGCGGTCCATTATGCAAGTGAAGCGATTGAATTACATGGAGGGAATGGCTATATTGAGGATTTCGTTACACCTCGCTTATTAAGAGATGCACAGGTGCTGACTGTGTGGGAGGGAACTGCTAATATTTTAGCATTAGAACTCATTCGTTTAGTAGATAAGTTTCAAGCGCATGAATTGTTTGTTCGTGTCATGGAGGAACGTCTAGAAAAACTAGCTGACAGTCCATTGCTTCAAATTGTAGAGGAGCAATTAGCAAAACTAGACTTGACATTGCGAACATTTAGCGGCTTAGATGAAGCAACGAAAACGTTTGAGGCAAAAAAGGTTGCAGAAAAAATGGCACATGTATATGAAAGTGTTGTAGCGATCGAATGGGCACATAAATTCGGCGGTAAATATGAAAAGCTAGCAGATATTTATTTAGAGAGCACATGGGCATTGCGAGAAATGGGTGCGCCAATGAAAACGGTTCAGTATTTTTCTGATATAGTTTAA
- a CDS encoding iron ABC transporter permease has protein sequence MSRTFIAYVTAITLLIISIWCGVAIGSVHIPLEVLWNQAADETAANILWKIRLPRVLLAGLVGASLAIAGAAFQGLLKNPLADPYTLGVSSGASVGAVMTIFFSISIPVIGNYALPIFSMIGAILTMVAVMGFARIVDRTLKMETLILTGVIFSSFLGSLISLMIALSGEELRQVMGWLLGSVSMRGWPYVQMIIPFVIIGSIMLWTQRRELNVLLYGEERAKHLGVNVKRSKYIILVGGSMLTGAAVAVSGTIGFVGLVVPHMTRMLWGSDHRHLLPLSFLNGATLLIICDLIARTIIMPRELPIGVITAFIGAPVFSYIFYKQRRSKGGRA, from the coding sequence ATGAGTAGAACGTTTATAGCCTATGTAACAGCAATTACGCTTCTAATTATTAGCATCTGGTGTGGCGTAGCGATAGGCTCAGTTCATATTCCACTAGAAGTATTGTGGAATCAGGCGGCAGATGAAACAGCTGCCAATATTTTATGGAAAATTCGTTTACCTCGAGTTCTGCTGGCTGGACTTGTCGGGGCATCTCTTGCCATAGCAGGGGCAGCTTTTCAAGGCTTATTAAAAAATCCTTTGGCAGATCCTTATACGTTAGGTGTTTCCTCGGGTGCATCAGTTGGCGCAGTTATGACGATTTTCTTTAGTATATCAATTCCAGTAATAGGCAATTATGCATTGCCAATCTTCAGTATGATAGGTGCAATATTAACGATGGTAGCTGTCATGGGCTTTGCTAGAATAGTAGACCGCACGCTAAAAATGGAAACTCTTATTTTAACAGGGGTCATCTTTAGTTCATTTTTAGGCTCCTTGATTTCATTAATGATTGCATTATCTGGTGAGGAGCTACGACAAGTTATGGGATGGCTGCTCGGCTCAGTATCAATGCGAGGTTGGCCTTATGTTCAAATGATTATTCCGTTTGTGATAATTGGCTCAATCATGCTTTGGACACAAAGACGCGAGTTAAATGTTCTGTTATATGGAGAGGAACGCGCGAAGCATTTAGGTGTTAATGTTAAGCGTAGTAAATATATAATTTTGGTAGGCGGGTCAATGTTGACAGGAGCAGCAGTAGCGGTTTCTGGTACGATTGGTTTTGTTGGCTTAGTTGTACCACATATGACGCGGATGCTTTGGGGTTCAGATCACCGTCATTTATTGCCATTATCATTTTTAAATGGGGCAACTTTGCTCATTATTTGTGATTTAATAGCTCGAACAATTATTATGCCAAGAGAGCTACCGATTGGCGTAATTACTGCATTTATTGGCGCACCCGTTTTTTCTTATATTTTTTATAAGCAACGTAGAAGCAAGGGGGGACGGGCATGA
- a CDS encoding adenosylcobinamide amidohydrolase — protein MIVVEHLSGGYEDVPIVQDISFSVEKGKILGILGPNGSGKSTLLKVMSGILPATAGTILVDGKNISSYNARALAKKMAVLPQLHANAFSNSVREAVSLGRYPHQTGFFSSWTERDEQAVQHAMLQTGVKRYEQTPMEFLSGGEQQRVFVAQALAQTSEILLLDEPTNHLDIAHQRQILDMVRKEAIECGLTVIMVLHDMNLAALYCDELLLMEGGRMRAFGAPHEVLIASQIEDVYHARVATYAHPEIPKPQITMMPASVEHQQRAVIEKENFTVTDHYIQLQSEFPLKTVSSAVHNPGIGWYDCLLNRSVPIDYVINDVKKEVAEFLQKEHFSPTSTVVMLTAVPTNLVAINEFKASFGSVFVAVTAGVGNAVDVSRAHERQDEPYIGTINTWVIVNGCLSEEAFFQAMMTANEAKTKALQSENIRDELSGTIATGTATDSLLIAATQKGEEMQYGGPITDVGKIIGKGVFETTVQAIKNYLHSAEGFL, from the coding sequence ATGATTGTTGTTGAACATCTTTCTGGTGGCTATGAAGACGTGCCGATTGTCCAGGATATAAGTTTTTCCGTTGAAAAAGGAAAAATATTAGGGATTTTAGGCCCGAACGGTAGTGGAAAATCCACACTGTTAAAAGTAATGAGTGGCATACTACCAGCAACTGCAGGCACTATATTAGTAGACGGTAAAAATATTAGCAGTTATAATGCCCGTGCATTGGCAAAAAAAATGGCAGTGTTACCACAATTACATGCAAATGCCTTTTCAAACAGTGTACGTGAGGCGGTATCACTTGGACGTTATCCACATCAAACAGGCTTCTTTTCAAGCTGGACTGAACGCGATGAACAAGCGGTCCAACATGCGATGCTACAAACAGGTGTGAAACGCTATGAACAGACACCGATGGAATTTTTGTCGGGCGGTGAACAACAACGAGTTTTTGTTGCCCAAGCCCTTGCGCAAACGTCGGAAATATTACTGCTAGATGAGCCAACAAACCATCTCGATATTGCCCATCAACGTCAAATTTTAGATATGGTGCGAAAAGAAGCAATTGAATGTGGATTAACCGTTATTATGGTACTGCATGATATGAATTTAGCTGCCCTCTATTGTGATGAATTATTACTAATGGAAGGCGGAAGGATGCGAGCATTTGGGGCACCACATGAAGTATTAATCGCTTCGCAAATTGAAGACGTTTATCATGCGCGAGTAGCGACTTATGCACATCCTGAAATTCCAAAGCCTCAAATTACAATGATGCCGGCCTCAGTCGAACATCAGCAACGTGCTGTCATCGAAAAGGAAAATTTCACTGTTACGGATCATTACATTCAGCTTCAATCAGAGTTTCCGTTAAAAACGGTTTCCTCAGCAGTCCATAATCCGGGTATCGGTTGGTATGATTGCCTATTAAATCGCTCTGTACCAATAGATTATGTCATTAATGATGTAAAGAAAGAGGTCGCTGAATTTTTACAAAAGGAGCATTTTTCACCTACAAGTACAGTCGTTATGTTAACAGCTGTCCCAACAAATCTTGTAGCCATTAATGAATTTAAAGCTTCTTTTGGTAGCGTATTTGTTGCTGTTACGGCTGGTGTTGGTAATGCAGTGGATGTGTCACGAGCACATGAAAGACAGGATGAGCCATATATTGGTACTATAAATACATGGGTCATCGTAAATGGTTGCTTATCAGAGGAAGCGTTTTTCCAAGCAATGATGACAGCTAATGAGGCAAAAACAAAGGCATTGCAATCAGAAAATATTCGTGATGAGCTAAGTGGTACGATTGCAACAGGTACTGCTACAGATAGTTTATTAATTGCGGCGACACAAAAAGGGGAAGAAATGCAGTATGGTGGCCCAATTACGGATGTGGGCAAAATTATCGGTAAAGGTGTTTTTGAAACAACTGTACAGGCAATAAAAAATTATCTTCATTCAGCAGAGGGTTTTCTGTAG
- a CDS encoding cob(I)yrinic acid a,c-diamide adenosyltransferase, producing the protein MKLYTKTGDTGKTSLIGGRVDKDSLRVETYGAIDELNSFIGKAVSELDRELFKDILIDLETIQHELFDAGGDLANVMKERHYKLTEQPIEVLESRIDALSDEAPPLQRFILPGGAPAAATLHIARTVARRAERQMVTLMKEIEDVPTIVQKYLNRLSDYLFAVARVVNHRLNVADIEYIRSGNVFKK; encoded by the coding sequence ATGAAGCTTTACACAAAAACTGGCGATACGGGGAAAACAAGTCTTATAGGGGGACGTGTTGACAAAGATAGTTTACGCGTAGAGACATATGGGGCAATTGATGAGTTAAATTCTTTTATTGGCAAGGCAGTAAGTGAATTAGATCGTGAGTTATTCAAGGATATTTTAATTGATTTAGAAACGATTCAGCATGAGCTTTTCGATGCAGGTGGTGACCTTGCTAACGTCATGAAGGAACGACATTATAAGCTGACAGAGCAGCCAATTGAAGTGTTAGAATCTCGTATTGATGCATTATCAGATGAAGCGCCACCATTACAGCGTTTTATTTTACCAGGTGGTGCACCAGCAGCTGCAACCTTGCACATTGCTCGCACTGTAGCGCGTCGAGCAGAGAGACAAATGGTAACGCTTATGAAGGAAATTGAAGATGTACCGACAATTGTGCAAAAGTATTTAAACCGTCTATCGGATTATTTATTTGCGGTTGCACGAGTTGTTAATCATCGATTGAATGTTGCAGATATTGAATATATTCGAAGTGGCAATGTCTTTAAAAAATAA